A stretch of Pirellulales bacterium DNA encodes these proteins:
- a CDS encoding sugar transferase, producing the protein MQPTWQSAVKAAIDRIAAAALAVAMAPLLAAIALAVKLDSPGPALFTQERVGRHGSLFRVFKFRTMVEDADRLLDEQGRVQGARVTRVGKWLRRTSLDELPQLFNILRGEMSFIGPRPTQADHWRRYDDRQKRRTAVRPGVTGLAQVSGRNTIPWSRRIELDLQYVDHYSLWLDLKIAARTVGAVLLGTGVVMDRNTEQMDDLPHGADETAALSAISGRAEPKLVGPYRKDLRDEQFLKTLNDALAEIHDRQLGDECRPLPTVHVIGAPRSGTTVTTQLLAASLDVGYVNNLVASFWRAPVFGLRLSQKVLGPGGPTTFASDFGRTRGIREPHEFGYFWADVLGYRDMQEQPSEFEDSIDWARIRRLFANMTDACGKPMVFKSFLLAWHLQRTVREMPDSLFVWVRRDPVENALSLLRAREKQLGSADAWISMRPRQYEWLRHESPEVQTAGQVRFVEQAIERQAGLVDSRNLIEVNYDQLCRNPAELVDAVAVRLDSLGCPVYRTSPPPDALAAVARPEPDAGRRARVAAAVAAFQQGRFDDRMRTSAAA; encoded by the coding sequence ATGCAGCCTACCTGGCAGTCGGCCGTCAAAGCGGCGATCGATCGCATCGCGGCGGCGGCCCTGGCAGTCGCGATGGCGCCGTTGCTAGCGGCGATCGCTCTGGCGGTGAAGCTCGACAGCCCGGGGCCTGCGCTGTTCACGCAGGAGCGGGTCGGTCGGCACGGTTCGCTCTTTCGCGTGTTCAAGTTCCGCACGATGGTCGAGGACGCCGACCGGCTGCTCGACGAGCAGGGCCGCGTCCAGGGAGCGCGGGTCACGCGCGTCGGCAAGTGGCTCCGGCGCACCAGCCTCGACGAGCTGCCGCAGTTGTTCAACATCCTGCGCGGGGAGATGTCGTTCATCGGTCCCCGGCCGACGCAGGCCGACCATTGGCGCCGGTACGACGACCGGCAGAAGCGACGCACGGCGGTCCGGCCAGGGGTCACGGGGCTGGCTCAGGTGAGCGGCCGCAATACGATCCCCTGGTCTCGGCGGATCGAGTTGGATCTGCAGTACGTGGATCACTACTCGTTGTGGCTCGATTTGAAGATCGCGGCGCGTACGGTGGGAGCCGTCCTTCTTGGAACGGGAGTCGTCATGGATCGCAACACGGAGCAAATGGACGACCTGCCGCACGGCGCCGACGAGACAGCGGCCCTGTCCGCAATCTCAGGCCGCGCGGAGCCGAAGCTCGTGGGGCCCTATCGCAAAGACTTGCGGGACGAGCAGTTTCTCAAGACGCTCAACGACGCCTTGGCGGAGATTCACGACCGTCAACTTGGCGACGAGTGCCGACCGCTGCCGACGGTCCACGTCATCGGCGCCCCGCGTTCGGGGACGACCGTGACGACGCAGCTTTTGGCTGCATCGCTCGACGTGGGATACGTCAACAATCTGGTCGCCTCGTTCTGGCGGGCGCCGGTGTTCGGCCTGCGGTTGTCGCAGAAAGTCCTGGGGCCGGGCGGGCCGACGACGTTCGCGTCGGACTTCGGACGAACGCGGGGCATTCGCGAGCCGCATGAGTTCGGCTACTTCTGGGCCGATGTGCTGGGTTATCGCGACATGCAAGAACAGCCGAGCGAGTTCGAGGACTCGATCGACTGGGCCCGCATTCGCCGGCTGTTCGCCAACATGACCGACGCCTGCGGCAAGCCGATGGTGTTCAAGTCGTTCTTGCTGGCGTGGCACCTGCAGCGCACCGTTCGGGAAATGCCCGACTCGCTGTTCGTGTGGGTGCGGCGCGATCCGGTCGAGAACGCCTTGTCGCTGCTGCGGGCCCGGGAGAAGCAGTTGGGCTCGGCCGACGCCTGGATTTCGATGCGTCCCCGCCAGTACGAATGGCTGCGGCACGAATCGCCCGAGGTGCAAACGGCCGGCCAAGTCCGCTTCGTCGAGCAGGCGATCGAGCGCCAAGCCGGGCTCGTCGATTCCCGCAACCTGATCGAAGTCAATTACGACCAGCTCTGCCGGAACCCGGCGGAGCTGGTTGACGCCGTCGCCGTGCGTTTGGACTCGTTGGGCTGCCCCGTGTATCGCACCTCGCCCCCCCCCGACGCCCTCGCGGCGGTTGCGCGGCCGGAGCCGGACGCCGGCCGGCGGGCTCGCGTCGCAGCCGCTGTGGCCGCCTTCCAGCAAGGACGATTCGATGACCGGATGCGCACTTCCGCGGCAGCTTGA
- a CDS encoding GNAT family N-acetyltransferase, whose protein sequence is MTGCALPRQLETAGANDVFTVWDAAEPADRAAWLAAWNAWVRRDVFAHPGYQELSAGGTTRAMCASLTTDSGSVLFPFLLQDLAPLPCWGPDVGPAYDVTTNGYVGAFRTSELGEDDLAARFWQRFDAWSAATGVVSEFVRMSIDADQLLPYPGEQATKRNIVRSLELDEPELWKDVRHKVRKNVKRARSEGVTVEIDPCGDRLDEFLAVYDGTMGRRSVASQDAQGAEYFARLCRSLPGNFAFLHAVHGGQVVSSELVLFGAENAYSFLGGTDERHFEMRPNDLLKYEIILWARSQGLRQYVLGGGRSPDDGIYRYKESFAPQGVVDYRVGWRVPRPEAYRRLTARSPGADQTEYSPNRTETYFPAYRKAA, encoded by the coding sequence ATGACCGGATGCGCACTTCCGCGGCAGCTTGAAACGGCCGGCGCCAACGACGTGTTCACCGTGTGGGACGCGGCCGAACCGGCGGATCGCGCCGCCTGGCTCGCGGCCTGGAACGCCTGGGTTCGGCGCGACGTGTTCGCCCACCCAGGCTATCAAGAGCTGTCGGCGGGGGGAACGACCCGGGCGATGTGCGCGTCCCTGACGACCGACTCAGGGTCCGTGCTGTTTCCGTTTTTGCTGCAGGACCTCGCTCCCCTGCCCTGCTGGGGCCCGGACGTCGGCCCCGCGTACGACGTCACGACCAACGGTTACGTCGGCGCCTTTCGCACCAGCGAACTAGGCGAGGACGATCTGGCCGCACGGTTCTGGCAGCGGTTCGACGCGTGGTCGGCCGCAACCGGCGTCGTCTCGGAGTTCGTGCGAATGTCGATCGACGCCGACCAATTGCTCCCCTACCCGGGCGAGCAGGCGACCAAACGGAACATCGTCCGCTCGCTCGAGCTTGATGAACCCGAACTGTGGAAGGACGTCCGGCACAAAGTCCGCAAGAACGTGAAGCGGGCCCGCTCAGAGGGGGTGACCGTCGAGATCGACCCGTGCGGAGACCGGCTGGACGAGTTCCTCGCCGTCTATGACGGAACGATGGGGCGACGAAGCGTCGCGTCGCAGGACGCGCAAGGGGCCGAGTATTTTGCACGACTTTGCCGCTCGCTGCCGGGCAACTTCGCGTTTCTGCACGCAGTGCACGGCGGGCAGGTCGTCTCCAGCGAACTGGTCCTGTTCGGGGCAGAGAACGCCTACTCGTTCCTGGGGGGAACCGACGAGCGGCACTTCGAGATGCGCCCGAACGATCTGTTGAAGTACGAAATAATCCTGTGGGCTCGGTCCCAGGGTTTGCGGCAATACGTGTTGGGGGGCGGTCGCAGCCCCGACGACGGCATCTATCGCTACAAGGAGTCGTTTGCCCCGCAAGGGGTCGTCGACTACCGCGTCGGTTGGCGCGTGCCGCGCCCCGAGGCGTACCGCCGCCTGACGGCGCGCTCGCCGGGCGCAGATCAGACCGAGTACTCGCCGAACCGGACCGAGACGTACTTTCCGGCGTACCGAAAGGCGGCCTAG
- a CDS encoding RHS repeat-associated core domain-containing protein yields MTETRHYYYNDRWQIVEERVGTTPSTARIDQQYVYHPEYVDAVALRWRDSDHQSEGPDTYHYYLQDANYNVTALVNGDSGSGDLGKVVERYAYTPYRECTVLNGAADPNSEGSDWSDDANGTDVANVVRYTGRELDLGTGLQLNRNRFYASHLGRWTGRDPIEYDGLLWNLYNYVDSNPIVQLDPDGTVGQYCDCLRHNALQLKICLGASGGVWLACMKTCLLA; encoded by the coding sequence TTGACCGAAACGCGGCATTACTACTACAATGACCGGTGGCAAATCGTCGAAGAGCGCGTCGGGACGACCCCGAGCACGGCGCGGATCGACCAGCAGTACGTCTACCACCCCGAGTACGTCGACGCGGTCGCGCTCCGCTGGCGGGACAGCGACCACCAGTCCGAGGGGCCGGACACGTACCACTACTACCTGCAAGACGCGAACTACAACGTCACGGCTTTGGTCAACGGCGACAGCGGCAGCGGCGACCTCGGCAAAGTCGTCGAGCGGTACGCCTACACGCCCTACAGAGAATGCACGGTCCTCAACGGCGCCGCCGATCCCAACTCCGAAGGGAGCGACTGGTCGGACGACGCCAACGGCACCGACGTCGCCAACGTCGTCCGGTACACCGGCAGGGAGCTTGATCTGGGGACGGGGTTGCAGTTGAACCGGAATCGGTTCTATGCGAGTCACCTCGGGAGGTGGACGGGAAGAGATCCCATTGAGTACGATGGATTATTATGGAATCTATACAACTATGTCGACTCAAATCCAATAGTGCAATTAGACCCAGATGGCACAGTTGGGCAATACTGTGATTGTTTGCGTCATAATGCGCTACAGCTCAAGATATGCCTCGGAGCATCAGGTGGAGTCTGGTTGGCATGCATGAAAACATGTCTGTTAGCGTGA